The nucleotide sequence GTCGTGCTCATCGGCGCAAGGTGTAGGAGGAGAGAATCCGAGGGAGATCTCCGGTATCGGTGACATCAACGCAGTTTGCAACGGCCAAATCTGCGGATGCAGCGATGCATGGCGGCGTGCTAAGGCTGTACCGAACAACAAGAAAAATCGGGAGGTCTTCGCTCATGCGTATCTTGCAGCCGGCCGGATGGTCGAAACCGCGCGGCTTTTCCCACGGCGTGGTGGTGGAAGGACCGGGCCGATGGGTGGTGCTGGCCGGGCAGACCGGCGGCGATGAGACCGGGAATTACGCGCCGGACCTTGCGGCCCAGGTCGCGACCGCACTCAAGCGGATCGTCAAGCTTCTGGCGGAAGCCGGCGCCGGCCCAGAGCACATCGTCCGCCTGACCTGGTATCTGACCAGCCGCAGCGACTATGAGGCCGCCGGCCCTGGTATCGGCGCGGCCTGGAAGGAGACGCTCGGGCGCAATTTCCCGCCTTCGACCCTGCTTTACATCGGAGGGCTGGTGGATGAGCGGGCCAAGGTCGAAATCGAGGTAACGGCGTTCATTCCGACCGCCTGAACGCAAACGATCCGGCGCGGCCGCCGGATCGTTTGTCGCGTCGTGATAGCGGCTTAGCGCGACATCGTGATGTTGGCGCCGCGGAACTGGCTGTCCGCGCGCATCGTGACGATCTGCTTGTTGCCGCTGGTTCTCAGCGCGATGTTGGCGTTGAAGCCGGCGCCGGCGGTCGAGGCAACCACCTCGAAGTTGCCGCCGCCGCCGCGGCCCTGCAGGGAGCCGCTGATATTGCGGCTGGCCTCGCTCCAAGCGCCTGTGATGGCGCTGCCTTCGGCACGCACACTGGCGGCGAGGTTGAACTTGTAGGCATCGCTGGCGCAGGTCAGCGACATCTCCATGGTCGGGCCGACGGGCGCATATTTGGCCCGGCAGCGGATGCGCTCGGTAGATCCGTCATCGAGGATGACGGTGCCGGTGCCGCTCCACGTGCCCGCCATCGGCGCGAACGGACCGGCTTGGGCGTGGCTCTCGGAATTGGCGATTGATCCCACAAACAAAACGGCGGCCGCCATCAGCAGCCGCCGGTATCGGGCACGAGCCTCAGTTGGTTTATTGGCGCGATGCTTCCCAGCGCCCGCTGCACGGTATGCCTGCTGATGCTCCATTCCACTTCCCCGATCCGGCGTTGCCGTTGAGTTGACCGTTGGCATATGCACCATTGATCGAAACCCGCACAAGACCCTCACGGCCGATGGTGCCGGAAACGTTAGCGCCGGGCGCGGTGATCCTGCCATCGGCAACGGTCAGCATGGAGCTCGCGGTGGGCTCGCAGGAGCCGGTCTTCGTCACAATCGTGACCTGCCAGTTGCCGTCATAGGGGTTCTGGGCGAAGGCGGGAGCGGTGAGGGTACCGGTGAAAACTGAAGCGGCACAGATCACCGCAATGCGAGCAAAACGCATGAATTCCGTCCTTGAATATGTCTAAGATGTTGACGCTTTATTCGGGCGAAATGTGACAGAAGTTTGTTGCAATGCCAAAGTGAAAATTGTTCCTGTGGAAACAATAGTTTATTTGCAATTCCGGCTTCGATTTTTGAAGTGGAATCAACGCGGCTGGCCGTTAAGGGTAAACGTCAGGCGAGACTCGGCGCCGAGGTCGCGAACTGCTCGTCCTGAGGCTTGGCCGGCAGCGCCTTGTGCACCGTGGCGTAGTCGATCACGTCGGCCAGCAGCTTGAGGCCGAGGGGGGCCAGCGCGCGCTCCCACAACTCGCGCGCGGTCTCGCCCTTCTTGACGAAGCACCAGTCCTGGGCGGCGATCGCGCCGGCATCCATGCGCTCGGCGAGGTGGTAGATGGTGCCGCCGGCGATCGGGTCGCCTTCCTTGATGGTCCATTCGACCGCGGCCTTGCCGCGATGGCGGGGCAGCAGCGACGGGTGGTAGCCGATCCCGCCGAGCTTGGCCGCAGCGAGCGCGTCCCGGCCGACCCGGGCGTGGCTGTGCGCCGTGATGATCAGGTCGGTGTCGGGCGCAATCTCGGAGGCCACCACCAGCTTTGGATTGGCCTGAACCACCACATCGATGCCGGCGGCTTTGGCCGCCGCGGCCAGGCGATCCTCGCCGTCGGCCACCACGACCCGCACCACAGGCACGCCGTGCTCCCGGAGCATGTTCAGGGTGGTCACGCCGAAATGGCGGGAGCCGACGAGGGTAATGCGCATGGGCTTCTGTTCCGTCTCGCAACTGCGTCATCCCCCGATAACACGTTGGGACACCACCCGCGGGGCATTTGCGCCGGTTATCAACAATGCGCACAAATAGGGTCGTATCGAACCGGCGGCCGCCTCATTGCGTCCAACACCCGTCCAAGTTGGGGGAATGCCGTGTCGAGATGGCCGAAACTGATGCTGATGAGCGGGATCACATCGGCGCTGCTGATCTATGAGATCACGAGCGCGACGGAGGCGCCGAGCCAGGCGCTCGCCATCCTGCAATACGCGCTGCTGGCATGTGGGCTGATCGGGCTGCTCGGCTCGATCGTGATGTATGTGCAGGAGCGATGAACGTCACATTGCGCCTTGCGCGATCGTTGCCGCGTCGCCGGCAGACTACGGAAGGCCCGTTCCTGTGTTCGATTCCGGACAGAACGAGCCGCCGCCTGCCGCTACACTCGGCGGACCGGGGCTGGCGACATTTCATCCCGCATCCATTTTCGAACCCGGTAAAGCCGCTGGCATGATCGCCAGCGGCTTTTTCATGCCGCGCGGTGAAATCATCGAACGGTAACACGATCTCAACCAGCTTCGCGTATCGACGAATCTGTCGCGGATTTGTATTGCGTACCGCGACACTGAAAATGTCCCGCCGGCGCCAATGCCGTGCGGGATTTTCTGCCGGGACCGATTTGGATGCCGAGCGCGATTGAGCAGATCGTCGACACCTATGTCCGCCTGAAGAACCGCCGCGGCCTGGATGAGCTGATGATGCACAGGCAACGGCTCGCGGTCGATCTCAAGAGCAGGTCCGGCTACGATTTCAGCCTGCCGATCGGCCAGATCGATGCGGAGATCGCAATCATCGAGGCCGGCATCGGGCGGCTGAAGGCGGCTAGCGCCGCAGCCTGAGACGCATCAGTCCCGCTTGCCGCCGTCGATGACGGTGAACAGCGGCCGCGCCGGCGTCGGCTCGACCAGCAATTCCTCCACCAGCGCCGTAGCCGCATCGACATATTTGCGCGTCGGCCGGTCAAGCGGGCGCGTGGCCTCGTCGTTGAGCGCGACCTTGGCGGCCTCGACGAGCTTGCGCATCCGGATCGCATGGTCGTCGCCGGCTGTCAGCGTCGCGCGCGCCAGCGAGCGCAGCACGAACAGCTCGCCTTCGAGGCGGAGCAGGCGATCGTTCAGTTTGGTCAGGACGGC is from Bradyrhizobium sp. ISRA430 and encodes:
- a CDS encoding RidA family protein, with protein sequence MRILQPAGWSKPRGFSHGVVVEGPGRWVVLAGQTGGDETGNYAPDLAAQVATALKRIVKLLAEAGAGPEHIVRLTWYLTSRSDYEAAGPGIGAAWKETLGRNFPPSTLLYIGGLVDERAKVEIEVTAFIPTA
- a CDS encoding formyltransferase family protein; this translates as MRITLVGSRHFGVTTLNMLREHGVPVVRVVVADGEDRLAAAAKAAGIDVVVQANPKLVVASEIAPDTDLIITAHSHARVGRDALAAAKLGGIGYHPSLLPRHRGKAAVEWTIKEGDPIAGGTIYHLAERMDAGAIAAQDWCFVKKGETARELWERALAPLGLKLLADVIDYATVHKALPAKPQDEQFATSAPSLA